A segment of the Aureliella helgolandensis genome:
GGAATGCGAATCGTGCGACTTTGGTCCGCCACAGCCCGGGTAATGGCTTGGCGAATCCACCAGGTAGCGTAAGTACAGAACTTGAAGCCACGGCGATATTCGAACTTATCGACGGCACGCATGAGGCCCGCGTTCCCCTCTTGGATTAAATCCAGGAAGCTCAGGCCCCGATTACGATACTTCTTGGCGATGGAAACCACCAACCGCAAGTTACCTTCGGACAGTTGTTTCTTCGCTTTTTGGTACTCGTTAAATACACCACGCACCATGGCTACGCGATTGCGGAGGCTGGAGGGGGTTTCTTGCGTCGCGACCAACAGCTCACGGTACTCACGCAACAATTCGGCTCGCTGAGCCGCTGAAGCGCGATCCCCTTCTAAGCGATCGATCTCGGCGCGTAGGTCATCGATCCGACGACTGAATTTCATCAGGTCGATGATGCGCGGCTCGAGGCGTTGGGTCCGTAGTCCCAGCTCTTCAACCAAGCGTACCGCCTTGCGGCGGCGGCGAGCGAGTGCAGCCCACGCCTCTTGGCGGCGCTCATCGGTCTGCGCCATACTCAGCGAAATTCGGTAATCGCGAGCATTGCGTTTGAGCAGTACGTCGAGCGTCTTTAGGTTATGTGGTAAGCGTCCGAGAATCTGCTCTTTCTCAAGGCGGTCGGTCACCGAGACCTGAACGGTACGATCGAAGGGCAATTCACCAGTGTGGACTCGTTTCAGAATCTTATAGGCAAATTGCATTACATAATCGCACTCCAGAAGCTTGGTACGAAATCGTCGCCGCGTGACTTCAATAGCTTTCGCAAGGCGGATCTCTTCCTCTCGAGTTAAGAGAGGGATCTCGCCCATTTGCGTCAAATACATGCGGACCGGATCATCGGACCATGTTTCCGCTTCGTCTTCTGCGGCGGCCAACAGCTCCTCGTC
Coding sequences within it:
- a CDS encoding sigma-70 family RNA polymerase sigma factor, with amino-acid sequence MFDVLLDEFDDDTPRAADDDLDSFQKLPLEDDESSTEAISDDDGLAAEGEVQLESDEELLAAAEDEAETWSDDPVRMYLTQMGEIPLLTREEEIRLAKAIEVTRRRFRTKLLECDYVMQFAYKILKRVHTGELPFDRTVQVSVTDRLEKEQILGRLPHNLKTLDVLLKRNARDYRISLSMAQTDERRQEAWAALARRRRKAVRLVEELGLRTQRLEPRIIDLMKFSRRIDDLRAEIDRLEGDRASAAQRAELLREYRELLVATQETPSSLRNRVAMVRGVFNEYQKAKKQLSEGNLRLVVSIAKKYRNRGLSFLDLIQEGNAGLMRAVDKFEYRRGFKFCTYATWWIRQAITRAVADQSRTIRIPVHMVETMSRVRNVSRQLLQELGREPTLEETARRAETTIEEARRVLAMSRYPISLDRPVGNSEDSQFGDLLPDGTAESPAIGAGQEMLRDRINHVLKTLSYREREIIKLRYGLGDGYSYTLEEVGHIFKVTRERIRQIEAKAVRKLQQPSRSQDLVGFLD